In Xylocopa sonorina isolate GNS202 chromosome 3, iyXylSono1_principal, whole genome shotgun sequence, one genomic interval encodes:
- the L(1)g0004 gene encoding RNA-binding protein pno1 codes for MNADKEETKSNSEPTNFVKPKGKKKRHASENRMEVEVINGIEGKTKPHVTSKKPRIIENGEQRKISVPAHRYTPLKENWMKIFTPVVEHLQLQIRFNLKTRNVELRTAPETPDIANLQKGADFVKAFIYGFEVEDALALLRLDDLFVETFEIQDVKPLKGDHLSRAIGRLAGKGGRTKYTIENVTKTRIVLADSKIHILGSFQNIQLARRAICNLILGSPPSKVYGQLRNVASRVSERL; via the exons ATGAATGCAGACAAGGAAGAAACGAAGAGTAACTCGGAACCAACTAACTTCGTTAAACCCAAAGGAAAAAAGAAGCGTCATGCAAGCGAAAATCGTATGGAA GTTGAAGTAATCAATGGTATAGAAGGAAAAACGAAGCCGCATGTAACCTCGAAGAAACCTAGAATTATAGAAAATGGCGAGCAAAGAAAA ATATCTGTACCTGCGCACAGGTATACCCCTTTAAAAGAAAACTGGATGAAAATATTTACTCCTGTCGTTGAACACTTACAGTTACAAATAAGGTTTAATTTGAAAACACGAAATGTCGAATTGCGGACAGCTCCGGAAACTCCTGACATTGCCAATTTACAGAAAGGAGCTGATTTTGTTAAAGCATTTATTTATGGTTTCGAAGTTGAAGATGCCTTAGCTTTGTTACGTTTAGATGATTTGTTTGTAGAAACGTTTGAAATTCAAGATGTAAAACCTTTAAAGGGTGATCATCTTTCTAGGGCAATTGGGAGATTAGCTGGTAAAGGTGGAAGGACGAAGTATACTATAGAGAATGTAACAAAGACTAGAATTGTATTAGCTGATAGTAAAATTCACATATTAGGTTCTTTTCAAAACATACAATTAGCTAGAAGAGCTATATGCAATTTAATTTTGGGTAGCCCTCCATCAAAGGTTTACGGGCAACTGAGAAATGTAGCCAGTAGAGTTTCTGAACGATTATGA
- the LOC143433658 gene encoding EARP and GARP complex-interacting protein 1, translating into MENDSPVIYGLEFQTRALSAQTAETDIVRFLVGTQSLKFNNNQVHLVELNEETGGLKTQVFNHPVGEIWSLQASPTEPSLFITCYNSLNDDGSCQMKGALWKLPELKEYTNDIENLEKLTDIDTTPYGTDLKTIAYHPMDSTKVVSVVDNNFILWNLADNGPQVSTIGTLASKGQPRFTNGKWNPHNGCNQFVTLNENNVRGWDFRNPSEAAWTILSAHSQIIRDLDFNANRQYILSTCGDDGYMKFWDIRSPTEPVLSRMEHSHWVWNIRINRFHDQLVLTSSSDSRVILCSIASISSEPFGHIVSPEDDSTQNDYNSKKNKLEDGVVGRYEEHEDSVYAVEWSSADPWTFASLSYDGRLVLNKVPRKYKYQILL; encoded by the exons ATGGAGAATGACAGCCCTgtaatctatggcctcgagttTCAA ACAAGGGCATTATCAGCGCAGACAGCAGAAACTGATATCGTCAGATTTCTAGTGGGGACACAATCGTTGAAGTTTAACAACAACCAAGTTCACCTAGTCGAGCTTAATGAAGAAACAGGTGGTTTGAAGACACAAGTATTTAATCACCCCGTTGGAGAAATTTGGTCTTTACAAGCTTCTCCTACAGAACCTAGTTTATTTATTACATGTTACAATAGTTTAAATG aCGATGGTTCTTGTCAAATGAAGGGAGCTCTTTGGAAATTACCAGAATTAAAGGAGTATACGAATGATATAGAAAATCTTGAAAAGTTAACAGACATTGATACCACTCCGTATGGTACAGATCTTAAAACAATTGCTTATCATCCTATGGATTCTACAAAAGTTGTTTCAGTTGTGGACAATAACTTTATATTATGGAACCTAGCTGATAATGGGCCACAG GTTTCTACAATTGGTACTTTAGCTAGTAAAGGTCAACCACGTTTCACAAATGGAAAATGGAATCCTCACAATGGTTGCAATCAGTTTGTCACATTAAATGAAAATAATGTGCGTGGATGGGACTTCAGAAATCCTTCTGAGGCTGCTTGGACAATCCTATCTGCTCATTCCCAAATAATCAG AGATTTAGATTTCAACGCGAATCGTCAGTATATTTTATCTACGTGTGGAGACGACGGGTATATGAAATTTTGGGATATTCGATCACCTACAGAACCTGTATTATCCCGCATGGAACATTCGCACTGGGTGTGGAATATAAGAATAAATCGTTTTCACGATCAATTAGTTTTAACTTCTAGTAGCGACTCTAGAGTAATATTGTGCAGTATAGCATCAATTTCTTCTGAACCATTTGGACACATAGTATCACCTGAAGATGATAGTACACAAAACGACTATAACAGTAAAAAGAACAA GCTAGAAGATGGAGTTGTAGGCAGATACGAAGAACACGAAGATAGTGTTTATGCAGTTGAATGGTCATCTGCCGATCCTTGGACATTTGCATCATTAAGTTATGATGGTAGATTAGTCCTTAATAAAGTGCCCAGGAAGTACAAATATCAAATACTTCTTTAA